The genomic DNA CTATAAATGCTCTTTTAATCTTATCTGTACCTGTTACGTGTACGTATCAATTCTCCAATCGTATCGAGAAAACTCTCGCAATATCCACCTTTATCCCTGTCGTGAGgttatttttctttctggtTGTGTGGATATGGACTTTACTGGCAGTCGGGCGAGATTTTTACCAAGTTTCTCCGACTCTGATCGTCCGAGTCCAATTGGAAACCTTGCTATATCAACtttgttttatataaatcaCGGTCTGGCCCGCCAACGTTTTATTAGTTTTAATTGGCAAAACACCCTGGTCGTCCTTCCCGTTTGCTGTATATATTGCGATGCTCATCAACATCGCTCGCTGCCTAAAGTCTTGACAGCATCTCAATCAGCCGCGTGAACACTTCTCTGCACCGGGTAACTAAACCTGATAGCACCATTTCCATCATAATTAGAATTTTATTGACATCCTCGATTCTATTTAAATCATTCTATAAGCTTTGACCACTTTAAAACTGGGAATTGTGATTGTACCTGTAATCAATTGAACCTTGAGACGCCCATTGGCTGTGCAGAACTGCTCTGATACACCGTTTATGGTCGTTACAATGCTCCTGCTAGCCAAAATGCACTGAAAACGCATTCTTCTTCCACGGGCAGCTTATACAGCACTTCTTTTCTCTATCACGGTACTGGAAAATAATTGGGACCCGGCCCGCAAGGTGCCTtccctgcctccggcggctggggcttcgccccagaccccactgctcctctcgcttcgctcgagtcggtgcaTCTCGGTTCCAGCAGATCCGATATTTATGGAAATCTGATTCAATTCTGGTTTATAAGAGGTCCATGGAGGTGTAGTTTGGATGTCAAGCATGTCTTATCGGACCCCTGCATCCCTTATCTCATGCGAGATGTGGGCAGATAAGCGCACGGCGCACTGATGCCGTATCTCCGAACAAACCCGTGAGATTAAAGTTTCGATTACTGTCACAGGCGGGCTATTTTTGACACATCCACATAACTTAAATAGCATGAGCTTTCTCTTTGGTCGCTCCACAAACGGTTCAAGCACACAGAAGTATAAATCGAGCCAGTTTGGCCCTAGAACTGCCGGAATTCACAATAAGAGTCATATGTCTACTCAATCTCATTCAGGGGCATCCGGTCTTCTTAACAGGACTACTGGGTTCAATTCCCATGATACCTCATCTTCTCtaactgaagaagacgattttgaaattatcaCAATGGAAGATGCACTTCCGGATGTAGAAACTACTGACCAAGAAGTGCCTTTTGGTCGCAAATTTGGAAAAAAGTACTTTGGGTTCGGTGAGAAAGTCCGTAATCTTAACCATGGTAGTTTTGGTGCCATTCCAAATGCAGTGTTGGATGCCAGAGTTCGTCATATGAAGGATATCCAGCTGTTTCCAGATCCTTTTTTCAAGACCGGGATTTTCAACCAGATTGCTCCTATTCGAAAACAGGTAGCTGAGTTGGTTGATGCTGACCCTGATaatcttgtttttgtcACCAATGCTACTACTGCCGTGAACACCATTCTACGGAGCTATCCGTTCAAGAAAGGCGATACTTTCATTATTTGTAACACTATATATGGTTCTTGTCGAAATACTATCCAATTTCTTCAAGATCGTGTAGGTGTTAAAGTGGTAGAACTCACGTTCACGTATCCCATGAACCACGCTGAGATTCTAGATCTTTTCACTAGTGCTATCGATTCGTACGAAAATGTTCGTATGGCGTTCTTTGATACTGTGTCATCGATGCCTGCTGCTACTATCCCCTGGGAAGAGCTTTGTCATATTTGTAGAGACAGAGGTGTGTTGTCCATGGTAGATGGTGCTCATGCCATCGGTTTGATTCCTCTTTCTCTGAGAACTGCCCGTCCTGATTTCTTTACGTCGAATCTCCACAAGTGGCTTTTTACACCCAACTCTGTTGCTTTACTCTATGTAGACCGTTCACAGCACCACTATGTCCACTCTTTGCCAGTTTCTGCTGTGTATCTGGATGACAACACCACACTTTCTGGCGATAAAGAACAGTCTCGTCTGGCTGATACATTCTTGTACACGGGTACTATTGACTACAGTGCCATTCTCACCATCCCCGACAGCATAAAATTCCGCAACGAGGTCTGTGGCGGCGAAGAGCGCATCCGCCAGTACTGCACCGACCTGGCTACACGCGGAGGAGCTCTTGTTGCCAAAGAGTTTGGCACCGAGATCCTCTCTGGCAAGGAAGACAAcctcatcaccagcatGGTCACCGTCGCCCTCCCCTATAACCCAGCCGACTCACCCAGTCTCCAGGGTGAGATCAACGGGAAATACATCGAGTACATCATCCGCGAATGGAACACGTTCGTGCCCATTAGCTACTACAAAGGCCAGTGGTGGAGCAGGTGGAGCGCCCAGGTATACGTTGACATCGACGACTTCAAATACGGCATCCGTGCCGTGCTCAACACCCTCGAGTACCTCAAGTCTCTGGGTTACAAATAGTAAATATATTCTGTGtccgtgcctccggcggctggggctccgccccagaccctggttgctcctgcttcgcaggagatttccGGGGActgtcgacgaaacgactcgagcgcagcgagaggagcaaccagggtctggggcggagccccagccgccggaggcagtgtcAAGGGAAGAAAATGTACATTGATGCTATAGGAGTGATTTGAGCATGGACTCGATAGAGGCTGCGTCGACACGGCCCTGGAATTCACGCATTACCTGGCCGACGAGGAATTTGATGGATTTGGGGTTGGTTTTGATTCGGTCAATGACGTCCGGGTGTTTGGCAATGACTTTTTGACACACGGTTTGGAGAGCGACATGGACGTCTTGGGCAGAGTCCTCGGCTTTGCCAAGATCGAACTGGTCTATCAGGTCGTCGATGGTCTGATTGGTTTCTAATCCATTGGCTACTACGTGTTTCAGAATCAGTGCTCCTGATGTTTTGGtaatcttctttttctcaacTCGTACCATGAGATCCGCTAAAAATGTCGCTGGTACTACACTCTCGTCgaattgtttgttgttctgGTTCAACTCGCCTAACAGTCGGTGCACAATCCAGTTAGAGATCACTGATGGTTTCGTACCACCATTGGCTTTGAATGCGTTGTAGActttataataatattctaCCAGTttagtgctgctgccagccATCATCGTTCGAGCATCTACAACTGGCACGGAAAAGGGCGGTTTCAGCAGCTCTTGGAAAATATCGTCTGGCAGTCTGGGAAGTTGTTGTTTAATCTGTTCGACAATTTCTGGACCGACTGATATCGGCATCAGTTCGGGGTCTGGCATGTATCTATAGTCGacagcatcttctttgcCTCGGAGCTTCCAGGTATTTTTGCCGTCCCAACCTCTGGTTTCAGGCTCGATAGTCTTTCCGTTTTGAATATCTCGTTTCTGTCTCTCGAATTCGGCTTTGATAGCATGGACGACTGCACTTGTACTGAACAAGTTCTTGATCTCACATCGTTGCCCACCATTAACTGATACGTTTACATCGACTCTCATGGCTCCTGACTCTAGTTCTCCACTACACACTTTTAGATATCGTAGTAATCCCTGTAGCTTTCTTACAAACAAACCAGCCGCTTCAGGAGTTGGAAGGTCTGGTTCTGTCACCAGTTCAATGAGTCCGGTGTTGGTTCTGTTGAGATCAATGTGAGCACCTGTACCCTCGATATACGTCGTCTTACCAGTATCTTGTTcgatctggatctgttttATGCGCACTTTGACGTCCTCTTTCAACCCATCTCGTACAAAGATTTCCAAAATCCCGTCCTTTGCAAATGGTTCATAATGCTGTGTAATCTGGTATCCCGCCGGCTGGTCGCCGTAGAAGTAGTGCTTTCTATCAAACGATATCCTTGGCTCAACAGTACATCCAAGTGCAACTGCTGCTTTAATTCCGAGTCCCAGAGCATTCCAGTTAAATATTGGCTGGGTTCCTGGCAAAGCTGCATCGAAATATGATACTTGTGAATTGGGTACCGACTGAAATGACGTGTTGGAGTCTGCTTATGTTAGCTTGGAAACTAGGCTGGGGgcattgcctccggcggctggggctccgccccagagAAACTAGGCTGGGGgcattgcctccggcggctggggctccgccccagaccccgtggctcctgcttcgcaggaggtttCTAGGACTCTCTACATTTGACAATCGAAATATTCAGAAGTGGATATTGAGATTGGCATGGGGGATCGTATTTCGAGCTagacagctgctgccagagTCAAATGACCTTGTACAAGAAAATATGACTCTCCTGGATAACGAACTTTCAGACCTGTCCAAAATTGCTCATTTCAGAGTCTTGCCCTCGAGAAATACTCACTTGAGAAAAGTTTGTGCTTCGTTAGCAGTTGAGCGTGGATTTCCAGACCACACGTTAGTCTATACTGGCTGTCCTGTTCTTTCTGACCTTGTCGCAATGTGTGACTTGAGACACTCCTGAGGCTCAATTTCGTGTGCCTGAGCACTTGCCTTTCAAGCCTAACGGGCCCTTTTGCTATCCTACTCAGCATTTTGTGGTCTCTTTACTCCAGTTTGAAGTCTGGATCATCTCATGATTCATCTGGGGCAGCTTCACGTGataataatttttcagcggcatcacgtgatttgTTGTCTCCGAAATTCAATTAATATTGAATTTATTCGgtacaattgaaaaacttGAATCCACAAAATTTATACTTAACAATTCAGCAAAAGAATAGTTTCTTTCTACCTGCTTTTTTTCTAGATTCAAAGAAAGTTCATTTCACAATTGACCAAAAACACCAAGTGCATCTCTCTCGTCGTATACATTGAAATATGAACTGTTATATCGTAATATTATAGTAATATTCTTATTCCAATCCATTTACCGGTTTAAGCCATCTTCTACCTGAAGTTCTAATGTACTCGTCGAGAAAAGTGATATAAAAACAACAATCTCAGTACCAATTGTACATTTCAATCTAGCGGATTATTCCCCATGTCTCATATCAATTAtccatttttgatttctgacTCACGAATTACACTACAAGAGGTATAATTATACGCATATCAGATATAATTCTGATTTGTTATGAAATAGAACGTcgaaataaattatataattCTCATGAGAGTCCTTGAAATTTCGATAAAAGAAGGAATTATCAGGGGTAAGTTTAGGGTTGACGGCACCGATCGGCTTTTGTAAGTCGATCGCCGTTACATGCAAGTgtgtaattttttttcagccTCGCTGTCCTGTAGGCACATGCTAAGCTCGGCGACTTCGTGCCTTcccttctttctcttcttctcttttattactttcttttggtttttACTTTCAGGAGTTTTTGTGTTCCTTTTTACCATGTCTTTGTCCGAAATCCAAACTACCCTCAAGGGAAAGCTCCGTCAATTCCAAGATTTCCCTTCTAAGGGAATTTTGTTTGAGGATATCATGCCCATTTTCCAGGACCCCAAAGCTTTCCAACTTTTGTTGGACGGTCTTAAATTACACTTGAAAGACAAGAAGGTCGATGTTATTGTTGGTCTTGATGCTCGTGGTTTCCTTTTTGGACCCGCTTTGGCTCTTCAACTCGGTGCTGCCTTTGTTCCTGTCCGTAAGCAAGGTAAGCTTCCTGGACCCACTGTCCAAGCTGTTTACGAGAAGGAGTATGGACAAGATATCTTTGAGATCCAAGCCGATGCTATCAAGCCTGGTCAATCTGTTGTCATTGTTGACGATATCATTGCCACTGGTGgatctgcttctgctgctggtgagcTCGTCACCAAGATCGGTGGTTCTGTCACcgaatatttattcatctTAGAGTTACTGTTCCTCAAGGGTCGTGATAAGCTCAATGCCCCAGTTTTCACTCTCCTTGCTGGCCAGTAAGTGTCTTAATTTTTGTATTATATTTAATGCTCTACGACTTGTTAAAGAAAGGATGGTAAGTGGTTCCTGAGGCTCCGACCCAGATCACTAGCTATGGCTGGCCAAATAAGAGCTATATCTCATCAATGGCTGAGATTTAAGCACAAGATGCAGTTTTCTGGCTTTTGTTGATAACAAATCACAGCTTAATTGTCGCACCAGGGGTCGTCCCGATATACAAGATAAGACCCATGTCCCTTAAAATGCTGCAAGCGACTGATAACTGCATGCACGATGGACATATTCCACCACCCCTGAACCTTGATCTGGTACATAGCAAAAGCACATAACTCCATTGCAGTGTTTAGTAGGGATATTAGCGTTAATATTCGATTGATCTTGAAGGCAGGATGTCTGAGGAAGTTGTGCTCACAAAGAATGAGCAGACGCTCCGAAAATATACAAAAGGTAAGGCTTCATGAAATGGATTGAGACTCAGCTCGTAGCCTAGTTTGAGGTTGATCCAGAGTTCATTCCAGATGAATTCGATTCAGCTGTTTTGCTGTAATGTAATCTGCTCTATCGGAGTCATAGCAGATAGAGCCACGGCCCCACGCCCGCatcgagcgaagcgagaggagcagcggggtctggggcggagccccagccaccggaggtAGTCAGGAATTTAGAGGATCAAGATCTAACAATGATAGAGAAAAAAGTCGGTGAAGGTACATATGCTGTTGTATATGTAGGAAGAGCCAAAGATACGAAGAGGCAGATTGCCATTAAAATGATCAAGGTGGGAGAATTCAAAGATGGATTGGATATGTCAGCTATTCGTGAAATCAAGTTTCTCCAGGAATTGAGACACCCGAATGTCATTGAGCTACTAGACGTGTTTTCATCGGAAACGAATTTGAATATTGTGCTGGAATTTCTTCCTGCTGATTTGGAAGTGCTTATAAAAGATAAAACGATTATATTTAGTCCAGCAGACATCAAATCATGGCTGTTGATGACACTTCGAGGATTGCATCATTGTCATAGGAATTTCATTCTTCATCGAGATTTGAAACCTAATAACTTGCTACTATCACCAAGTGGTCATTTAAAACTTGCCGATTTCGGTCTTGCTAGAGCACTACCTGCTTCTCCTAGGGTGAACCTGACGCCTCGAGTAGTGACGCGGTGGTACAGAGCACCTGAACTGCTTTTCGAATCCCGTCACTATACTACAGCAGTTGATATTTGGTCAGTAGGAATTATATTTGCCGAGCTCATGTTACGAACACCATATTTACCAGGAGCATCAGATTTGGAACAGATCGATGTCACATTCCGAGCACTAGGAACGCCAACTGAAGCGACATGGCCTGGTGTATCGAGTTTACCAGGGTACAAACAAATACAAAACTATCCTACACCCAGCAGGCAGGAGCTTCAAAACCGGTTCTTGGCTGCTAGTGATAACGCACTCGATCTCATGAACGATATGATCCATTTTGATCCTGCCAAGCGGATCGATACGACACAAGCTCTATTATCGAAATATTTCACTGAatcaccacctccaacaaGACCGGAAAACCTCCCGAAAAAGGCTAAACAAGACCCCGATTGGGAAGAACAAGCGCTAAAGAAcgaagagagagaaaagCTCATTCAAAAGACGAGAGAAGCAAGAATGCGAGCATAGTCTGGTGAAGTCCTACGACGTAATGAGAGATTTTATTTCCTCCCTACTGTTATTTTACAGAAAAGTATTTTCCATACCAACTCTTGGCctttatttatattgaCAATTGACAACTTCGCGGCTCAAATGAAAGATGGTCGAACCAGCATCGAGTTCACGTTTCATTGTAAATACCAATTTGGTAATATCTGATGTGACAGGCGAGTTTCACAACAAGTTCAACGACCCGAACGATAacacaaaagaaagaatcGATTTTATTATAATTTCAATTCGCAGTTCTCTCAGTTCTctactatttattatctgAAATTAGCGAAAAGATCATTGTCTTCCCTGCACCAGgtaccgactcgagcgaagcgagaggagccacggggtctggggcagagccccagccgccggaggcatctcCGGACtcagaaatattattatataccAGCCTTTAATATAAATTTGCCAGCCAGAACTGGCCAGGAAGAACCTCCCAGGGTCAATGATTTACCATGGGTTAGGGCTTCGGTGTGAGATGCATGTTGAGACGTGACATGAGCATCTCGAGGGGATTAGAACCACGAAACGAACGTGCTGTAAACATCTCTACGAATAAGTTGAGAGTATTATTCGGTTGTTGAAGGATGACTCGACTTAACTTTGTGGCTTTGTTGCTGTCGCTGGTGTCGATAGTTCTAGCAGTTGACACTCAGTATGACGCCAAGTATGTCAATTCATTGAAAGATTCCAGTGGTATTGTCCGACTGACGGATGCTACATTTTCCAGAGTTGTAGAGGGTCCTAGAGATTATACGGTAGCAGTGCTATTAACAGCCGACTCTCCTAAATACGGATGTCAATTCTGTAAGATTGTGGGACCTCCTTTTGAGACAATTGCTTCCAGTTGGAAACAAGACCATCCTAACGGAGATGGTTTGTTCTTTGCAGTGGCCGATATTGCAGACACTCAAGGTAGTTTTATGCAATTGGGCTTGACCCATGCCCCCAATCTTTATATATATCCACCTACCGAAAAACCCAGTACAGTGGATGTTGGATTTGATCATTATCAATTCGTTCCCAATGAGAGTCAGGTCAAACTCATCACCGAATACCTTACCAGAACCTACGGCTTCAAGATTGTCATCCACGAGCCATTTGCCTGGGACAGACTATTTATCACTATCGGTGGAattgttcttgttttggGTATTCTTAAGTTTGCCTCAGGAGTCATTCTCAGCATTTTGCAGAAAAAGCAGCTCTGGATTGCGGTTTCTCTTGTAGCCATTCTCATGTTCACTTCAGGCCACATGTTCAACCAGATCCGAAAAACTCCATATATTGCAGGCGATGGTCGTGGTGGAGTGATTTACTTTGTTGGAGGACATTCGAACCAAGTTGCCATTGAGACTCAATTCATTGCCGTGACATATGCTATTCTGGCATTCGCCACCATCTCACTTATTGTGAAGGTACCACGCATTGAGAACCCACAAGTTCAGATGTTTTCAGTGTCGTGTCTGTCTGTAGTAATTATCCTTGCATTCAGCTTCCTGTTATCCAAGTTCCAGGTCAAGAATGGAGGTTACCCATTTGGCATTCTGGATATATTCTGAAACCATAAAAACAGTCCAAAGTACAAAATACACAATACAAAATACATAGAGAAATAGAAACCCCATCCATGATGGAGCGAGATGCTGGCAGATGCTGACGAAGCcagcacaacggggtctggggcagagccccagccgcccGAGGCAAAAGGGCCAATAAAAGAGCATTAGATTCTATTGagcaagaaataaataaaatataattagGTACAGTACCACTCAGCAAAAACGCTCCAGGCATTTCCGCTGTCGGCCAGCACCAGTCCACGCCAGGTACCAATTTCCGAGCACTTAACAGAGGCCTCCCAGGTGCCGTGGACATGACCATTTCCATCAGCAAGGTGCATTTTTGTTATTCGTCCTGATGGAGATTGCACACCCAGTTTGACACGAGCGAAACCAGACCCTGAAGTGATCCCGCCAGATGGGTGTTGTTTTATCGAGAACATATAAGTGTTTCCTTCCAGCAGCTTTTTACATTGTGGCTGCTTCACATAGAGATCTTGTCGTTTACAGTGAGGAGTTGGGTGACGGGTGACCAATTCAAGAGGTGCGTTTTCTCCAGTGTGGGTGATGGCAATAGAATATGCCATTCCAAGTGTGTTACGACTGATAGACTGTAAACTGCCACGTTCTCCAACGTAGATGTTGAGAACGCCCTGTCGGTAAGGTTCAGGTAAGTATCCTTTGATGCGGAAGAGTCTCCTGTTGCCTTCCCAGTAGGCTTGAGCAAGCCCGGGAATCTTGACACAATCGTCGGGGTGGGCGGTATTTCCCACTACGACTTCAGCCAAAAGTTCGATTCCGTGCTGAACAGAGAGTGTTAGCTCAGCAATCTCCAGATTGTTCAGCCTTGTTAGACCTGTGTGGTAGTCTACAAGCTTGACGTCGTATTTGAACAGTTCGGGTCCAGCTATGGGTAGAGCAAGTGCATCTTGAGGTTCCAGTGGTGGAACAATAAACTGGTCTTCCTTGGCACATGGGACATGTGTGTAAATCAAGTCCATTGGACGTGTCATGAAGTAGAAGTGATTGATGCGAAGTACGGAAGATGCTGATCTAGAAAAGGCGTCAGGCTCGATTCTGTAGTAAGAATCCCGGTTGCCAAAAGATGGGTTAGCCAATGTCACATCGAGCATACGCCATTCGTTATCGACAATAACAGCATTCCAATAGTGGTTGGGTTTGACGACACCGCTATCAAAGACCTCCCCTGGAGCTTTAAGATGGCCCTTTATAA from Sugiyamaella lignohabitans strain CBS 10342 chromosome D, complete sequence includes the following:
- the KIN28 gene encoding TFIIH complex serine/threonine-protein kinase subunit KIN28 (Serine/threonine protein kinase, subunit of transcription factor TFIIH; involved in transcription initiation at RNA polymerase II promoters; phosphorylates Ser5 residue of the PolII C-terminal domain (CTD) at gene promoters; relocalizes to the cytosol in response to hypoxia; GO_component: GO:0070985 - TFIIK complex [Evidence IDA] [PMID 11839796]; GO_component: GO:0070985 - TFIIK complex [Evidence IDA] [PMID 19818408]; GO_component: GO:0005829 - cytosol [Evidence IDA] [PMID 22932476]; GO_component: GO:0005675 - holo TFIIH complex [Evidence IDA] [PMID 19818408]; GO_component: GO:0005634 - nucleus [Evidence IEA,IEA]; GO_component: GO:0005634 - nucleus [Evidence IDA] [PMID 22932476]; GO_function: GO:0005524 - ATP binding [Evidence IEA,IEA]; GO_function: GO:0008353 - RNA polymerase II carboxy-terminal domain kinase activity [Evidence IEA]; GO_function: GO:0008353 - RNA polymerase II carboxy-terminal domain kinase activity [Evidence IDA] [PMID 7760796]; GO_function: GO:0008353 - RNA polymerase II carboxy-terminal domain kinase activity [Evidence IDA,IMP] [PMID 9702190]; GO_function: GO:0000990 - core RNA polymerase binding transcription factor activity [Evidence IC] [PMID 19818408]; GO_function: GO:0019912 - cyclin-dependent protein kinase activating kinase activity [Evidence IDA,IMP] [PMID 7760796]; GO_function: GO:0016301 - kinase activity [Evidence IEA]; GO_function: GO:0000166 - nucleotide binding [Evidence IEA]; GO_function: GO:0004672 - protein kinase activity [Evidence IEA]; GO_function: GO:0004672 - protein kinase activity [Evidence IDA] [PMID 16319894]; GO_function: GO:0004674 - protein serine/threonine kinase activity [Evidence IEA,IEA]; GO_function: GO:0016740 - transferase activity [Evidence IEA]; GO_function: GO:0016772 - transferase activity, transferring phosphorus-containing groups [Evidence IEA]; GO_process: GO:0006370 - 7-methylguanosine mRNA capping [Evidence IMP] [PMID 22689984]; GO_process: GO:0007049 - cell cycle [Evidence IEA]; GO_process: GO:0051301 - cell division [Evidence IEA]; GO_process: GO:0016310 - phosphorylation [Evidence IEA]; GO_process: GO:0070816 - phosphorylation of RNA polymerase II C-terminal domain [Evidence IDA] [PMID 11839796]; GO_process: GO:0070816 - phosphorylation of RNA polymerase II C-terminal domain [Evidence IDA] [PMID 19450536]; GO_process: GO:0070816 - phosphorylation of RNA polymerase II C-terminal domain [Evidence IDA] [PMID 19679665]; GO_process: GO:0070816 - phosphorylation of RNA polymerase II C-terminal domain [Evidence IDA] [PMID 7760796]; GO_process: GO:0070816 - phosphorylation of RNA polymerase II C-terminal domain [Evidence IDA,IMP] [PMID 9702190]; GO_process: GO:1901921 - phosphorylation of RNA polymerase II C-terminal domain involved in recruitment of 3'-end processing factors to RNA polymerase II holoenzyme complex [Evidence IMP,IPI] [PMID 10594013]; GO_process: GO:1900018 - phosphorylation of RNA polymerase II C-terminal domain serine 5 residues involved in recruitment of mRNA capping enzyme to RNA polymerase II holoenzyme complex [Evidence IMP] [PMID 10594013]; GO_process: GO:1900018 - phosphorylation of RNA polymerase II C-terminal domain serine 5 residues involved in recruitment of mRNA capping enzyme to RNA polymerase II holoenzyme complex [Evidence IMP] [PMID 19666497]; GO_process: GO:0045944 - positive regulation of transcription from RNA polymerase II promoter [Evidence IDA] [PMID 14749387]; GO_process: GO:0006468 - protein phosphorylation [Evidence IEA]; GO_process: GO:0006468 - protein phosphorylation [Evidence IDA] [PMID 16319894]; GO_process: GO:0006355 - regulation of transcription, DNA-templated [Evidence IEA]; GO_process: GO:0006360 - transcription from RNA polymerase I promoter [Evidence IMP] [PMID 12015980]; GO_process: GO:0006366 - transcription from RNA polymerase II promoter [Evidence IDA] [PMID 19818408]; GO_process: GO:0006366 - transcription from RNA polymerase II promoter [Evidence IMP] [PMID 7760796]; GO_process: GO:0006366 - transcription from RNA polymerase II promoter [Evidence IMP] [PMID 7783209]; GO_process: GO:0006351 - transcription, DNA-templated [Evidence IEA]), which produces MIEKKVGEGTYAVVYVGRAKDTKRQIAIKMIKVGEFKDGLDMSAIREIKFLQELRHPNVIELLDVFSSETNLNIVLEFLPADLEVLIKDKTIIFSPADIKSWLLMTLRGLHHCHRNFILHRDLKPNNLLLSPSGHLKLADFGLARALPASPRVNLTPRVVTRWYRAPELLFESRHYTTAVDIWSVGIIFAELMLRTPYLPGASDLEQIDVTFRALGTPTEATWPGVSSLPGYKQIQNYPTPSRQELQNRFLAASDNALDLMNDMIHFDPAKRIDTTQALLSKYFTESPPPTRPENLPKKAKQDPDWEEQALKNEEREKLIQKTREARMRA